The following are from one region of the Saccharomyces cerevisiae S288C chromosome I, complete sequence genome:
- the CDC24 gene encoding Rho family guanine nucleotide exchange factor CDC24 (Guanine nucleotide exchange factor (GEF) for Cdc42p; required for polarity establishment and maintenance, and mutants have morphological defects in bud formation and shmooing; relocalizes from nucleus to cytoplasm upon DNA replication stress; thermosensitivity of the cdc24-4 mutant in the presence of sorbitol is functionally complemented by human CDC42) gives MAIQTRFASGTSLSDLKPKPSATSISIPMQNVMNKPVTEQDSLFHICANIRKRLEVLPQLKPFLQLAYQSSEVLSERQSLLLSQKQHQELLKSNGANRDSSDLAPTLRSSSISTATSLMSMEGISYTNSNPSATPNMEDTLLTFSMGILPITMDCDPVTQLSQLFQQGAPLCILFNSVKPQFKLPVIASDDLKVCKKSIYDFILGCKKHFAFNDEELFTISDVFANSTSQLVKVLEVVETLMNSSPTIFPSKSKTQQIMNAENQHRHQPQQSSKKHNEYVKIIKEFVATERKYVHDLEILDKYRQQLLDSNLITSEELYMLFPNLGDAIDFQRRFLISLEINALVEPSKQRIGALFMHSKHFFKLYEPWSIGQNAAIEFLSSTLHKMRVDESQRFIINNKLELQSFLYKPVQRLCRYPLLVKELLAESSDDNNTKELEAALDISKNIARSINENQRRTENHQVVKKLYGRVVNWKGYRISKFGELLYFDKVFISTTNSSSEPEREFEVYLFEKIIILFSEVVTKKSASSLILKKKSSTSASISASNITDNNGSPHHSYHKRHSNSSSSNNIHLSSSSAAAIIHSSTNSSDNNSNNSSSSSLFKLSANEPKLDLRGRIMIMNLNQIIPQNNRSLNITWESIKEQGNFLLKFKNEETRDNWSSCLQQLIHDLKNEQFKARHHSSTSTTSSTAKSSSMMSPTTTMNTPNHHNSRQTHDSMASFSSSHMKRVSDVLPKRRTTSSSFESEIKSISENFKNSIPESSILFRISYNNNSNNTSSSEIFTLLVEKVWNFDDLIMAINSKISNTHNNNISPITKIKYQDEDGDFVVLGSDEDWNVAKEMLAENNEKFLNIRLY, from the coding sequence ATGGCGATCCAAACCCGTTTTGCCTCGGGCACATCTTTATCCGATTTGAAACCAAAACCAAGTGCAACTTCCATCTCCATACCCATGCAAAATGTCATGAACAAGCCTGTCACGGAACAGGACTCACTGTTCCATATATGCGCAAACATCCGGAAAAGACTGGAGGTGTTACCTCAACTCAAACCTTTTTTACAATTGGCCTACCAATCGAGCGAGGTTTTGAGTGAAAGGCAATCTCTTTTGCTATCCCAAAAGCAGCATCAGGAACTGCTCAAGTCCAATGGCGCTAACCGGGACAGTAGCGACTTGGCACCAACTTTAAGGTCTAGCTCTATCTCCACAGCTACCAGTCTCATGTCGATGGAAGGTATATCATACACGAATTCGAATCCCTCGGCCACCCCAAATATGGAGGACACTTTACTGACTTTTAGTATGGGTATTTTGCCCATTACCATGGATTGCGACCCTGTGACACAACTATCACAGCTGTTTCAACAAGGTGCGCCCCTCTGTATACTTTTCAACTCTGTGAAGCCGCAATTTAAATTACCGGTAATAGCATCTGACGATTTGAAAGTCTGTAAAAAATCCATTTATGACTTTATATTGGGCTGCAAGAAACACTTTGCATTTAACGATGAGGAGCTTTTCACTATATCCGACGTTTTTGCCAACTCTACTTCCCAGCTGGTCAAAGTGCTAGAAGTAGTAGAAACGCTAATGAATTCCAGCCCTACTATTTTCCCCTCTAAGAGTAAGACACAGCAAATCATGAACGCAGAAAACCAACACCGACATCAGCCTCAGCAGTCTTCGAAGAAGCATAACGAGTATGTTAAAATTATCAAGGAATTCGTTGCAAcggaaagaaaatatgtTCAcgatttggaaattttggaTAAATATAGACAGCAGTTATTAGACAGCAATCTAATAACGTCTGAAGAGTTGTACATGTTGTTCCCTAATTTGGGTGATGCTATagattttcaaagaagattTCTAATATCCTTGGAAATAAATGCTTTAGTAGAACCTTCCAAGCAAAGAATCGGGGCTCTTTTCATGCATTCcaaacatttttttaagtTGTATGAGCCTTGGTCTATTGGCCAAAATGCAGCCATCGAATTTCTCTCTTCAACTTTGCACAAGATGAGGGTTGATGAATCGCAGCGGTTCATAATTAACAATAAACTGGAATTGCAATCCTTCCTTTATAAACCCGTGCAAAGGCTTTGTAGATATCCCCTGTTGGTCAAAGAATTGCTTGCTGAATCGAGTGACGATAATAATACGAAAGAACTTGAAGCTGCTTTAGATATTTCTAAAAATATTGCGAGAAGTATCAACgaaaatcaaagaagaacagAAAATCATCAAGTGGTGAAGAAACTTTATGGTAGAGTGGTCAACTGGAAGGGTTATAGAATTTCCAAGTTCGGTGAGTTATTATATTTCGATAAAGTGTTCAtttcaacaacaaataGCTCCTCGGAACCTGAAAGAGAATTTGAGGtttatctttttgaaaaaatcatcatcCTTTTTTCAGAGGTAGTGACTAAGAAATCTGCATCATCACTAATCCTTAAGAAGAAATCCTCAACCTCAGCATCAATCTCCGCCTCGAACATAACGGACAACAATGGCAGCCCTCACCACAGTTACCATAAGAGGCATAGCAATAGTAGTAGCAGTAATAATATCCATTTATCTTCGTCTTCAGCAGCGGCGATAATACATTCCAGTACCAATAGTAGTGACAACAATTCCAAcaattcatcatcatcctcattATTCAAGCTGTCCGCTAACGAACCTAAGCTGGATCTAAGAGGTCGAATTATGATAATGAATCTGAATCAAATCATACCGCAAAACAACCGGTCATTAAATATAACATgggaatccataaaagaGCAAGGtaatttccttttgaaattcaaaaatgagGAAACAAGAGATAATTGGTCATCGTGTTTACAACAGTTGATTCATGATCTGAAAAATGAGCAGTTTAAGGCAAGACATCACTCTTCAACATCGACGACTTCATCGACAGCCAAATCATCTTCAATGATGTCACCCACCACAACTATGAATACACCGAATCATCACAACAGCCGCCAGACACACGATAGTATGGCTTCTTTCTCAAGTTCTCATATGAAAAGGGTTTCGGATGTCCTGCCTAAACGGAGGACCACTTCATCAAGTTTCGAAAGTGAAATTAAATCCATTtcagaaaatttcaagaactCTATTCCAGAATCTTCCATACTCTTCAGGATATCATATAATAACAACTCTAATAATACCTCTAGTAGCGAGATCTTCACACTTTTGGTAGAAAAAGTTTGGAATTTTGACGACTTGATAATGGCGATCAATTCTAAAATTTCGAATACACATAATAACAACATTTCACCAATCACCAAGATCAAATATCAGGACGAAGATGGGGATTTTGTTGTGTTAGGTAGCGATGAAGATTGGAATGTTGCTAAAGAAATGTTGGCGGAAAACAATGAGAAATTCTTGAACATTCGTCTGTATTGA
- the PTA1 gene encoding RNA-processing protein PTA1 (Subunit of holo-CPF; holo-CPF is a multiprotein complex and functional homolog of mammalian CPSF, required for the cleavage and polyadenylation of mRNA and snoRNA 3' ends; involved in pre-tRNA processing; binds to the phosphorylated CTD of RNAPII) — translation MSSAEMEQLLQAKTLAMHNNPTEMLPKVLETTASMYHNGNLSKLKLPLAKFFTQLVLDVVSMDSPIANTERPFIAAQYLPLLLAMAQSTADVLVYKNIVLIMCASYPLVLDLVAKTSNQEMFDQLCMLKKFVLSHWRTAYPLRATVDDETDVEQWLAQIDQNIGVKLATIKFISEVVLSQTKSPSGNEINSSTIPDNHPVLNKPALESEAKRLLDMLLNYLIEEQYMVSSVFIGIINSLSFVIKRRPQTTIRILSGLLRFNVDAKFPLEGKSDLNYKLSKRFVERAYKNFVQFGLKNQIITKSLSSGSGSSIYSKLTKISQTLHVIGEETKSKGILNFDPSKGNSKKTLSRQDKLKYISLWKRQLSALLSTLGVSTKTPTPVSAPATGSSTENMLDQLKILQKYTLNKASHQGNTFFNNSPKPISNTYSSVYSLMNSSNSNQDVTQLPNDILIKLSTEAILQMDSTKLITGLSIVASRYTDLMNTYINSVPSSSSSKRKSDDDDDGNDNEEVGNDGPTANSKKIKMETEPLAEEPEEPEDDDRMQKMLQEEESAQEISGDANKSTSAIKEIAPPFEPDSLTQDEKLKYLSKLTKKLFELSGRQDTTRAKSSSSSSILLDDDDSSSWLHVLIRLVTRGIEAQEASDLIREELLGFFIQDFEQRVSLIIEWLNEEWFFQTSLHQDPSNYKKWSLRVLESLGPFLENKHRRFFIRLMSELPSLQSDHLEALKPICLDPARSSLGFQTLKFLIMFRPPVQDTVRDLLHQLKQEDEGLHKQCDSLLDRLK, via the coding sequence ATGTCATCTGCAGAGATGGAACAATTGTTACAGGCCAAGACACTGGCCATGCACAACAATCCAACGGAGATGCTGCCCAAGGTGCTCGAAACTACGGCATCCATGTACCACAACGGTAATCTCAGCAAGCTGAAGTTGCCTTTGGCCAAGTTTTTTACACAGTTAGTTCTAGACGTGGTGTCGATGGACTCTCCAATTGCGAATACTGAGAGACCGTTTATTGCTGCTCAATATCTGCCACTACTTCTTGCTATGGCGCAATCCACCGCGGACGTACTAGTGTACAAGAATATCGTGCTTATTATGTGCGCTTCATACCCGCTGGTGTTGGATCTGGTTGCTAAGACATCAAACCAGGAAATGTTTGATCAGTTGTGTATGCTGAAGAAGTTCGTGCTCTCGCACTGGAGAACTGCATATCCTTTGCGTGCCACCGTTGACGATGAAACGGATGTCGAACAATGGCTGGCGCAGATTGACCAAAATATCGGCGTGAAATTAGCGACCATCAAGTTCATATCTGAGGTCGTGCTGTCGCAAACTAAATCACCCAGCGGCAACGAGATTAATTCATCTACCATCCCGGATAACCACCCTGTGTTGAACAAACCGGCTTTGGAGAGCGAGGCTAAGAGGCTTCTTGATATGTTGCTAAACTACCTAATTGAGGAACAGTACATGGTCTCGTCCGTTTTCATTGGTATCATCAATTCTTTATCCTTCGTCATCAAAAGAAGGCCGCAGACAACAATAAGAATTCTTTCCGGGCTGTTGCGTTTCAACGTCGACGCCAAGTTTCCCCTAGAGGGCAAGTCTGACTTGAACTACAAACTATCCAAGAGATTTGTTGAAAGGGCGTACAAGAACTTTGTGCAATTTGGGctaaaaaatcaaatcatTACAAAATCCCTCTCATCCGGATCAGGGTCATCGATCTACTCCAAGCTGACCAAGATTTCTCAAACTTTACACGTTATTGGCGAAGAGACCAAGAGCAAGGGAATTTTGAACTTCGACCCTTCCAAGGGCAATAGCAAGAAAACGTTGTCCAGGCAGGACAAACTAAAATACATCTCACTATGGAAAAGGCAATTATCCGCGTTATTGTCTACTCTAGGGGTGTCCACAAAGACCCCCACGCCTGTGTCCGCACCTGCAACGGGCTCTTCAACCGAAAACATGCTTGATCAACTGAAGATATTGCAAAAATACACCCTCAACAAGGCTTCACACCAGGGCAAtacttttttcaacaacTCACCCAAACCAATCAGCAACACCTACTCATCTGTGTACTCATTGATGAACAGTTCGAACTCCAACCAGGATGTGACCCAGCTACCCAATGACATACTTATCAAGCTGTCCACAGAGGCCATCTTGCAAATGGACAGCACGAAACTGATCACCGGATTGTCTATCGTTGCTTCGAGGTACACGGATTTAATGAATACGTACATCAATTCTGTACCGTCctcgtcatcatcaaagAGGAAATCcgacgatgatgacgacgGCAACGACAATGAAGAAGTTGGAAACGATGGCCCAACGGCTAATagcaagaaaatcaaaatggAAACAGAACCACTAGCGGAGGAACCAGAGGAGCCCGAAGACGATGACCGAATGCAGAAGATGCTTCAAGAAGAGGAAAGCGCCCAAGAAATCTCAGGAGATGCCAACAAATCAACTTCTGCCATTAAGGAGATCGCACCCCCCTTTGAACCTGACTCATTGACGCAGGATGAAAAACTAAAGTACCTCTCAAAGCTGACCAAGAAACTGTTTGAATTATCCGGTCGCCAGGATACTACCCGGGCCAAATCTTCGTCTTCCTCCTCCATATTACTGGACGATGACGACTCCTCGTCATGGTTACACGTCTTAATCAGATTGGTTACGAGAGGAATCGAAGCACAAGAGGCCAGTGACCTGATTCGTGAAGAACTGCTTGGCTTCTTCATCCAGGATTTCGAGCAACGTGTCAGTCTGATCATTGAATGGCTCAATGAAGAATGGTTCTTCCAAACCTCGCTGCATCAAGATCCCTCTAACTACAAAAAATGGTCCTTAAGAGTTCTCGAGTCTCTGGGTCCATTCCTTGAAAACAAACACAGACGATTCTTCATCAGACTTATGAGCGAACTGCCCAGTCTTCAAAGCGATCATCTTGAGGCACTGAAGCCTATCTGCCTGGATCCGGCAAGAAGTTCCCTTGGTTTCCAAACGCTAAAGTTTCTCATTATGTTTAGACCCCCAGTGCAGGACACTGTTCGCGACCTGCTGCATCAGCTAAAGCAAGAAGATGAAGGCTTACACAAGCAGTGCGATTCACTGCTTGACAGGCTAAAATGA
- the ERV46 gene encoding retrograde cargo receptor ERV46 (Protein localized to COPII-coated vesicles; forms a complex with Erv41p; involved in the membrane fusion stage of transport) — protein sequence MKRSTLLSLDAFAKTEEDVRVRTRAGGLITLSCILTTLFLLVNEWGQFNSVVTRPQLVVDRDRHAKLELNMDVTFPSMPCDLVNLDIMDDSGEMQLDILDAGFTMSRLNSEGRPVGDATELHVGGNGDGTAPVNNDPNYCGPCYGAKDQSQNENLAQEEKVCCQDCDAVRSAYLEAGWAFFDGKNIEQCEREGYVSKINEHLNEGCRIKGSAQINRIQGNLHFAPGKPYQNAYGHFHDTSLYDKTSNLNFNHIINHLSFGKPIQSHSKLLGNDKRHGGAVVATSPLDGRQVFPDRNTHFHQFSYFAKIVPTRYEYLDNVVIETAQFSATFHSRPLAGGRDKDHPNTLHVRGGIPGMFVFFEMSPLKVINKEQHGQTWSGFILNCITSIGGVLAVGTVMDKLFYKAQRSIWGKKSQ from the coding sequence ATGAAAAGGTCCACGTTGCTGTCGCTGGACGCATTCGCTAAGACCGAAGAGGACGTACGAGTCCGCACCAGGGCCGGCGGGCTGATCACTTTATCGTGCATCTTGACCACGTTATTTCTGCTGGTGAACGAGTGGGGACAGTTCAATTCTGTGGTAACAAGGCCACAATTGGTGGTGGACCGTGACCGACACGCAAAGCTGGAGCTTAATATGGATGTGACATTTCCATCGATGCCATGTGACCTGGTGAATCTCGATATTATGGACGACTCTGGAGAGATGCAACTAGACATTCTTGACGCAGGGTTCACGATGTCTAGGTTGAATAGCGAGGGTCGCCCCGTGGGAGATGCTACTGAGTTGCATGTGGGTGGGAACGGCGACGGAACCGCGCCGGTTAATAACGATCCTAACTATTGTGGGCCATGTTACGGTGCCAAAGATCAGTCGCAGAATGAGAATCTAGCACAGGAAGAGAAGGTTTGCTGCCAAGACTGTGATGCAGTGAGATCAGCATACTTGGAGGCAGGCTGGGCTTTTTTCGACGGGAAGAATATCGAGCAGTGTGAAAGAGAGGGCTATGTCAGCAAGATTAACGAGCACTTGAATGAAGGCTGCAGGATCAAAGGTTCTGCACAAATTAACAGAATTCAGGGGAATCTTCACTTTGCCCCTGGAAAACCCTACCAGAATGCATATGGACATTTTCATGATACTTCTTTGTACGACAAGACTTCGAATTTGAACTTCAACCACATCATCAATCATTTGAGCTTTGGGAAGCCGATCCAGTCCCACAGTAAGTTGTTAGGAAACGATAAGCGCCACGGCGGCGCCGTAGTTGCCACTTCTCCCTTGGACGGACGCCAGGTGTTCCCGGACAGGAACACACACTTTCACCAGTTCTCGTATTTTGCCAAGATTGTCCCCACCAGATATGAGTACTTGGATAATGTTGTCATTGAGACCGCGCAGTTCAGCGCCACTTTTCATTCCCGACCTCTTGCCGGTGGAAGGGACAAGGATCATCCAAACACACTTCACGTTAGGGGTGGTATCCCTGGTATGTTCGTCTTTTTCGAAATGTCTCCATTGAAAGTCATCAATAAGGAACAGCACGGGCAGACTTGGTCGGGCTTCATCTTGAATTGTATCACCAGCATTGGTGGTGTCCTAGCTGTGGGCACTGTCATGGACAAGCTATTCTACAAAGCACAGAGATCGATCTGGGGCAAGAAGAGCCAGTAG